AGGCGGCGGCCCGCGAGGCCGGCACCGCCGTCCGGGCCGTCGACTACGACCTCGGCTGGGTGGCGGGCGCGAGCCTGTACGAGGACGGCTTCGCCGGGCAGGCGCGCCTGGTCGTCGACACCGACCGCGACGTCGTGATCGGGGCGACCTTCGTCGGCCCGGAGGTCGCCGAGCTCGTCCACGCCGCGACCATCGCGATCGTCGGGGAGGTTCCGATCGCCCGACTCTGGCACGCGGTGCCCTCCTACCCCACGATCAGCGAGATCTGGCTGCGGCTGCTGGAGGGCTACGGCCGCGACTCGGCCTGATCCGGGCAATCCGATTCCGGACGCGTGACGAACAGAACGCGCAATATGTCCCAGATTGACGACCCCGCGCGCAACCCGGTGCCGGATGTCGCACCCGTCTTATACGCTCGAACCCACATCCGAGGAGGCAGGACCATGAAGGCTGTACTCGCAGGAAACGTCATCGCCGAGGCCGACCAGGACGACCTCATCCGCATCGAGGGGAACTGGTACTTCCCGCCGGCATCCGTCGCGCCGGACGCCCTCGTCGAGAGCCCCACCCCGTACACGTGTCCGTGGAAGGGCGAGTGCCAGTACTACTCCGTCCAGGTCGGCGGAGAGCTGCACAAGGATCTCGCGTGGTCGTACCCGCATCCGTACCCGTCGGCGTTCGACCGGGTCGGCAAGGACTTCTCCGGCTACGTCGCCTTCGCCCCTGGCGTCGAGGTCTCGGCCTAGTCCCGCACGACGCACGACCGCACGTCCGAACGACCGTCGGAGAGACACCCTCATGATCGAGTTCCGCAACGTCACGAAGCGCTTCCCCGACGGGACGCTCGCCGTGGACGACTTCAGCCTCGTGCTGCCCTCCCGCAAGACCACCGTGTTCGTCGGATCCTCCGGCTGCGGGAAGACCACCCTGCTGCGGATGATCAACCGCATGGTCGAGCCGACGTCGGGGGAGGTCGAGATCGACGGGGAGAGCGTGCTCTCGGGCGACCCGGTCGTCCTGCGCCGGCGCATCGGCTATGTGATGCAGAACTCCGGGCTCATGCCGCACTTCACCGTCATCGACAACGTGGCCACCGTGCTGCGGCTGAACGGGGTGAAGCGCACACAGGCGCATGAGCGTGCTCGCGAGCTGCTCACGACCGTCGGCCTCGACCAGGCGCTCGCCGAGCGGTACCCGAGCCAGTTGTCAGGCGGTCAGCAGCAGCGCGTCGGGGTGGCCCGCGGGCTCGCCGCCGATCCGAACATCCTCCTCATGGACGAGCCGTTCGGAGCGGTCGACCCCATCGTGCGCGCCGACCTCCAGCAGGAGACCCTGCGGCTGCAGCACGAGCTCGACAAGACGGTCGTGTTCGTCACGCACGACATCGACGAGGCGTTCCTCCTCGGCGACCAGGTCGTCATCCTCGACAAGGGCGCCCGGATCGTGCAGGTCGGCAGCCCGAGCGAGATCATCGAGAACCCGGCCGACGACTTCGTCTCCTCGTTCATCGGAGCCGACCGCGGCCGCCGCGCGCTGCATCTCAAGCAGACCCCGCGCGGGACCGTGGTCGTCGACTCCGAGGGCCGCACGCAGGGAGCGATCGTCGATGCGCCGGAGGGCGTGGTCGACGGAGCAGATGCGATGAAGGCGGCCCCGTGAACTGGGTCGGCGACAACCTCGGGCTGATCCTCGAGCTCACCGCGGTGCACCTGCAGCAGAGCGCGATCGCGATCGTGCTCGGTTTCGTGCTGGCGCTCCCACTGGGGTGGGTGGCCTGGCGATATCAACTCGTGAAGGGTCCGGTCATCGTCCTGACAGGGCTGCTCTACACGATCCCCTCCCTCGCCCTCCTGATCTTGCTGCCGTCTGTGGCGGGCTACCCGGCGCGCAGCCCGGCCAACCTCGTCATCGGCCTGACGATCTACGCGATCGCGATCCTCGTCCGCGCTGTGTCCGACGGCCTGGACTCGGTCGACCCCGCGATCCGGCAGTCCGCGGTCGCGATGGGCTACGGCGGGTTCCGCCGCTTCTGGACGGTCGACTTCCCGCTCGCCGGGCCGGTCATCCTCGCGGGCCTCCGCGTGGCGGCGGTGAGCACCATCTCGCTCGCGACGGTCGGCATCCTCGTCGGCGTCACGAACCTCGGCTACCTGTTCACGAACGGCCTCCAGCGCCGCATCCTCGCCGAGGTCTTCACCGGCATCGTCGCCGTCGTCGTCATCGCTCTGGTCATCGACCTCCTGCTCGTGCTCCTCGGGCGTGCCCTCATGCCGTGGACGCGGGCGGCGGCCACCCCCGCCGCCGCGCGTCGGACGATCACGTTGAGGACGGCCGCATGAACGTGTTCACCGAGGCCTTCGCCTGGCTGTTCTCCCCCGACCGCTGGGTCGGGACGTACTCCCTCCCCGTCCTGTTCGGCCAGCATGTCTTCTACACGGTGGTCTCCGTGCTGATCGCCGCGGTGATCGCCGTACCGCTCGGCTGGCTCATCGGGCACACCGGGAAGGGGCGGGAGATCGCGGTCGCCGTCTCCGGAGCGGCCCGCGCCATCCCGTCCTTCGGACTCATGGTCCTCCTGGTGCTTCTGTTGGGCGTGCTGCGCACGCCGCTGGCGGCGATCATCACCTTCGTCGTCCTGGCGATCCCGTCCCTGCTGGCCGGCGCCTACACGGGCCTGGAGGCAGTCGATCGCCGAACCATCGATGCGGCGCGGGCGATGGGGATGACCGGCTGGCAGGTGTTCTGGAAGGTCGAGGTGCCGCTCGGCATGCCGCTGCTGGTCGGCGGCCTCCGTTCGGCGCTGCTGCAGGTGATCGCCACGGTGACGATCGCGGCCTACGTGAACCTCGGCGGCCTCGGCTGGCCGATCATCCAGGGCATCCCGCTCCGCCGTTTCGACCAGGTGCTCGGCGGCGCGATCCTCGTCGCGGTGCTCGCGCTCCTCGTCGACCTCCTGCTCGCGCTCGCCCAGCACGCCGCGGTGCCCCGCGGTGTGCGCACCCGTCCGCAACGCCGCCGCGCTCGGGCGACCGCCCCCGCGGCCGCACCCGCCTGACCCACAGCATCGTCCCCCAGAGAAGAGGAAGTCCATGTTCACCGCACGAAAGTCCCGCCTCGCCCTTGCCGGCGGCATCGCGCTCGCCGCCGCCCTCGCCCTCTCGGGCTGCGCCAACAGCAACCCCCTGGACGCGCCCACCGACGACTCCGGCGACGGTGGGGGCAGCGACACCATCGTCATCGGCTCGCAGGCCTACTACTCGAACGAGATCATCGCCGAGATCTACGCGCAGGCGCTCGAGGCCGCCGACTTCGACGTCGACCGTCAGTTCAGCATCGGCCAGCGCGACGCCTACATGCCGGATGTCGAGTCCGGGGCGATCGACCTGTTCCCGGAGTACACGGGCAACCTGCTCGAGTACCTGGACAAGGATGCGACCGCCACGAGCCCGGACGACGTCTACGCCGCGCTGAAGGACGCGCTCCCGGACGGCCTCACCGCGCTCGACTACGCCGAGGCGTCCGACCAGGACACCTACACGGTGCTCAAGAGCTTCGCCAAGGAGAACGACCTCACCTCGATCGCCGACCTCGCGGACGTGACCACCCCGGTCACGATCGGTGCGGCGCCCGAGTTCGAGCAGCGTCCGTACGGTCCGGCTGCGGCCAAGGAGGTCTACGGCGTCGACCTGGCGTTCTCGGCCACCGGTCCCACGACGCTGGAGTCGCTGCTCGCCGGCGAGATCCAGGTGGCGGACATCTACTCCGCCGACCCCGCATTCCAGACCGAGGACATCGTGGCGCTGGAGGACCCGGAGAACATCATCCTGGCCTCCAACGTCGTGCCGATCGCGTCCAGCGACGTGGCCGACGAGATCGCCGACGTCATCAACGGCATCAGCGCCAAGCTGACCGCCGAGGAGCTCGTCGCCCTCAACGTGCAGAGCACGGTCGACCAGAAGTCGGCGGAGGACATCGCGAAGCAGTGGCTCACGGACAACGACCTCATCTGAGTCGTCTCCCCGCGAAGCGCCCGGCCCTCAGGGTCCGGGCGCTTCGTCGTTCTCGACCGCCGGCGTGCATAGCTCCGGAGATCTCGCCCGACACGCCGCGGAGGACCCCCGGCTGACGGCGTGTCGCCCCGAATCTCCGGAGTTGTGCACGGGGCGGGGTCAGGTGCGAGAGTCCTGCTTCGGCACGACCACCTGCTTGACGATGATGAGGATCGAGGCGGTGACGGGCACCGCCACCAGGGCGCCGAGCAGGCCGAGGAGCGTGCCGCCGGCGAGAGCGCCGATGACGACGAGCGAGCCCGGCACCGCGACGGCCTTGTTCATGACCCGCGGCGTGAGCACATACGCCTCGATCTGCATGTAGACGAGGTAGATCGCGGCGAAGATCAGGGCGGCGATCGGGTTCGTGAACAGCGCGAGGATGGTGCCGATCATCCAGAACAGCACCGAGCCGACCAGCGGGATGAGCGTGACGCAGAAGGCGATGGCGGCCATGAGCGGCGGGAACGGCAGTCCGAGGACGGTGTAGAGGATGAGGGCGAGGGTCGCGTTGCAGAAGGCGAGGACCACCATCCCCATCACGTAACCACCCACGGAGTCGGTGATCTGCTGGGAGATGTCGTCCGCGCGGCCGCGGTCGCGGGCCGGGACGAGGCGCAGCAGCCCCTGGCGCATGGCCGGGAGCGTCGCGACGAAGTACAGGGTCAGTACGAGCACGACGATCGCGCCCGAGATGCCGCTCGCGATGGACGCACCGACCTGCAGCGCGCCTCCGCCGATCGTCGCGAGGTTGCCGAAGTCCGACAGGAACTTCTCCACCTCCGATACGAGGTCCTGGAACTGGTCGCCGAACTGGTCGTTGAGAGTGGCGTAGATGTCGGACTTCGTGAAGTCCCGGATCATGCCGGGGACCGACTTCACGAAGCCCGCGATCTGCTCGACGACGATGGGAACGATCATCCAGAGGACGAGGCCGACGACGACGATGAGGGCGAGGATCGTCACCACGACGGAGAGCGCGCGGGACAGCCCGCGGCGTTCCAGGAAGCGGACGGCCGGGTCGAGGCCGAGCGCGGCGAACAGCGCGAGCGCGATGTAGATGAGCACGGTGGAGAGGTTGTAGAGCGCGCTGCCGATCACGAGCGCCCCGAGGCCGCCGAGCGTCACGAGGAACCCGAAGACGAACGGCCGATCGATCCGCGTCCAGAACGAGCGGCTCGGCGTGGTCGGCTCGATCACCACGGGCCGGGGCGGGCTGGGCGCCATCGGCGTGTTTCCCGGCGCCTCCACCGCGGCGCCGACGAGCGCGGCATCGACGGGGGCGGATTCCGGGGCGCGGCTGCCCTGGTCGTCCTGCGGAGCGGAGGCCGGCGACTGGTCGTTGCTCATGAGCACACGATAGCGGTGCCCCTCGTCGAGGGCAGGGTGATCTGCGGCTCTAGAGTAGGGGCATGACTGCCGCTGAGGATCCGAAGGCCGAACTGCTCCGGCTGCGTGCGAGCATCGACAACATCGACGCGGCCCTGATCTTCCTGCTCGCGGAGCGGTTCCGCGCCACACAGCAGGTGGGACACCTGAAGGCCGAGCACGCGATGCCGCCGTCCGACCCGAACCGCGAGGAGCAGCAGGTCGCCCGGCTCCGGGCGCTCGCCGAAGACGCCCACCTCGACCCGGAGTTCGCGGAGAAGTGGTTCAACTTCGTCGTCGCCGAGGTCATCCGGCACCACACCGAGGCCGCCGAGGGACGCTGACTCCGCTCGTCAGGCCCCGCGCGCCGCGAGCAGCCGATCGCGCACCTCGCGCCGCAGCACCTTGCCGATGAGCGACCGCGGGAGGTCGTCGACGGCGGTGATGTGCCGCGGCACCTTGTAGGCGGTCAGCCGCGTACGGCAGAAGTCGCGGAGCCCCTCCATGTCCTCGGCGGCGCCCTCACGGAGCACCACGGCCGCCGCGACCTCTTCGCCGCCGCTCGACCGGGGCAGCCCGACGACGGCCGCCGCCACGACGTCCGGGTGGGCTTCGAGCGCGTTCTCCACCTCGCTGGGCGCGACGTTGAAGCCGCCGGTGATGATGAGCTCCTTCCGGCGGTCGACGATGGTGACGAATCCGTCCGGTGAGACCTCCGCGATGTCGCCGGTACGGAGCCAGCCGTCCGGCAACAGGGCCTCGGCCGTCTCCCCCGGCCGACCCCAGTAGCCCTGGAAAACCTGCGGTCCGCGCAGCAGCAGCTCGCCGGGCTCGCCCGTGGGCACGTCGGCGTCGGGGTCGTCGGGATCGACGACGCGGATCTCGGTGCTCGGGAACGGCACTCCCACCGTGCCGGGCCGCCGGGTCGGACCCATCGGGTTGCCGAGCGCGACGGGGGAGGCCTCGGTCATCCCATAGCCTTCGACGAGCAGCCCCCCGGTCGCCTCCTCCCAGCGCCGCACGGTCTCGACGGGGAGGCTCATGGCCCCGGAGATCGCGAACCGGACGCTCGCCAGGTCGACGGTGCCGCGTCCCGCCGCCCGCGCCAGCTGATCGTAGATCGGCGGGACGGCGGGGAGGAAGGTCGGCGGGCTCGTGCGGGCGGCGTCGGTCACGAGGCCCAGGTCGAACGTCGGGAACAGCACGACCTTGGCCCCGATGCTCAGGGCGAACGTGAGGCACAGGGTGAGGCCGTACGCGTGGAAGAGCGGAAGCACGGCGTAGAAGGTCTCCTCGCCGTCGCGGAGCCCGGGCACCCAGGCCCGCCCCTGCATCGCGTTGGCCCGCAGGTTCGCATGGGTGAGGATGGCCCCCTTGGGAATCCCTGTCGTGCCGCTCGTGTACTGCAGGACGGCGGTGTCGCCGAGCGACGGCGCGGGCGTCCGTCGGGGAAGCCGCCGGTGGGACACGAGCTTCTTCCACGGCGTCAGGTGCCGCGCGCGCGGCGTGCCGGTCAGCTTCGCCCGGGACGCCCGGGCCTTCGGGACCGGGAGTCGCAGCAGGAGGCGCTTCGACAGGGGCATCGCCGCCGTGAGGTCGACGCTCACGATGTGGTCGACCCGGAGATCGTCCGGGAATCCCGCCACGGTGTCGGCGACCTTGTCCCACACGATCGCGACCCGGGCCCCGTGGTCCTCGAACTGGTGGCGCAGCTCTCGCGCCGTGTAGAGCGGGTTGTGCTCGACGACGATCGCGCCGAGACGCAGGACCGCGTAGAAGGCGACGACATGCTGCGGGCAGTTCGGCAGCACCAGCGCCACCCGGTCGCCCTTCGTGACCCCGAGGTGGCGGAGTCCTTCCGCAGCGCGGTCGATCTGCTCACCGAGGTCCCGGTAGCTCGTGACGGCGCCGAAGAACTCGAGGGCGGGCCGCCGCGCGTACTGCCGGATGCCGGCGGCCAGCATCTCCGGCAGCGTCTGCGTCGGCTCCTCGATGTCGGCCGGCACGCCCTCGGCATAGGAGCGGAGCCAGGGACGGGAGGACAGCGGCGCGTCGGTCATACCCTCATCCTCCGACACGGACCTGTGCTCCGCCTCCCCCTTGCGCTCACCGCCGTTCGGCGGCAGTCACCCGTCCGCGAGCATGCCCATGACGATCGCGTCGACCCATTCGCCGTCCCAGCGCAGCGCCTCCCGGCGCCGGCCTTCGACGACGAACCCGGCCTTCTCGTAGGCGCGCTGTGCCCGCGGGTTGAACGCGTACACCTCGAGCTCCACACGATGCAGCCCCACCGCGTCGAAGGCGTGACGGAGCACCGCGCGCGTGGCCTCCGTCCCGTATCCGGCGCCGAACCACCGCGGACCCGCGAGCGCGATGCGGAACCCTGCGGAGAGGTTCTCCTCGTCCAGGTCGCTGAGGACCACCTCGCCGATGTGCGCGCCGTCGTCGCGACGGAGGATCGCCCAATCCGCCCGGTCCTCCCGGTCGGCGAGCGACCGGAGCCAGGTCTCCACGCCCTCGCGCGTGAAGCGCGCGTGGGTGCCGGTCAACCGCAGCACCTCGGGCTCCTGCAGCGCCGCCCAGGTGCCGTCGAGATGCTCGGGTCCGAGCGGCACGAGGTCCAGTCGCTCGGTGGACAGCGCGGGGACGGGAGTGAGAGAGAGCGCCATCAGACGGTGAGCACCCGCCCCGTGACGATGCCCTCGACCGCGCGCACGTACGCCTGGCCGACCTCGTCGTCGGTGACCGGGCGGTGGCCGGGGAAGGTCGAGAAGTACCCGGGGGAGTTCGCCAGCACGTCGGGGGAGACCGCGTTGATGCGGATCCCCCGCGGGGCCTCGGCTGCCGCCGTGATCACGAACGACTCCAGGGCGCCGTTGGCCATCGCCGCCGCCGCTCCCGACGCGATCGGCTCTCGCGCGAGCACGCCGCTGGTGAGGGTGATCGAGCCGCCGTCGGTCACGTGGTCGAGGGCGATCCGCACGACGTCGAGCTGCGCGAGGGTCTTCCCGGTGAAGGCGGACAGGTAGTCGTCGCGGTCGAGATCGGTGAGCGGCTTGAAGGGCACGGAACCCACGGCGACCACGACGGCATCGACCGGGCCGACCCGCTCGAAGAGGCTGCGGATGGAGGCGGGATCGGTCACGTCCACGCTCTGCTCGCCGGAGCGGGACGCCCGCACGACCTCGTGTCCGCGGACGTCGAGGGTGGCGGCGACGACCCCGCCGATGCTGCCGGTCGCGCCGATCACGAGTGCCTTCATGCGGATTCCCTCCCAGGACGGATCGAGACGACGGACGGCCGCCTCGCGGGATCGAGTCTCCCATCCCTTCCGGGCGGGAGGGGACGGATGACGGGCGCGTCCGTCAGCGCGGGCTGAACTCGGCGGCCACCACGCGGGTCGCCGCACCCAGCAGGACGGCGTCGTCGACCGCGCTCGGCACCACGGTGGGCCCGAGAGAGGGGTGCGAGGCGGCTCGGACCGCGGTGGCCGTCGCGTCGACCAGTGCGGCTCCGACGATCTCGTCGGGACCGCTCAGCACGATCGTCGGCAGGTCGACGGCGGCGGCGATGACCGAGAGCGACGTGCCGAGCCGCGCACCCGCGGCGGCGAGCACCTGCGGGCGGTCCGCTCCCGAGGCGTCCAGGCGCCGGGCGATGGCGGGAGCCGCGGCCCACGCGTGGACGCAGCCCTCGCAGCCGCACAGGCAGGCCTCGCCGGGGTCGCCGCCGGCACCGACGTGCGCGAGCTCGCGGGCACCGATGGATCGTTCGACCGGGGCGCCGTCGTCGCCGACGACGCGGATCGCGGTGCCGATGCGGGTGCCGAGGCGGACGAGGAGGAAGTCGGTGCCGACGGAGCCGAACCGCTGCTCGGCATCGGCCACGAGATCGGCGTCGTCGAAGAGGTGAACGGGGGCGTCGAGGATCTCCGCGAGTCGTGGCCCGAGACCGAGCAGCGCGGAGGAGCCGGTGGGCACACCGATGCCGATGCCGAGCGCGGGACCGTCGGCGAGGCTCCGCAGCTCCGCGACGAGCCCGGCGACGGCTTCCGCGGCGTCCGGGGTGCGCGGCCGGTGGAGGCGGTGCGAGAGGCGGCCGTCGGGCGAGGCCAGCGCCCCGATGACCTCACCGGGCACGGAGAGGTCGAGCGCGATGACCTGCACGGCGCGCTGGTCGAACTCGAGCATCACGGCGGGCTTTCCCGGCCGGGACTCCTGACTGGGTCCGCTCTCCCTGATCACGCCGTCGGCGAGCAGATCGCGCACGACGTCCGACACGGTGGGGCGGGCGAGACCGGTGAGCCGGGAGAGTTCCGCGCGGCTGAGAGCCGACTGCTCCATGAGCGTGCGCAGGACGAGGGCGCGGTTGCGTTCCCGGATGCCGCGAGCGTGGCCGTTGGACGACGTCTGCGCGTCTCGTGTCCGATCGGCGGCGCGCTCTAGGATCTGGGGGTAGCGCATGATGCTCCTCCCGATCGACGCTCGGGCTGACTAAGTTCAATGAATAAACTAACGGACCGAGCGTACGGAGCGGTACGCGCGCTGTCAATCGACGGACCTCGGCCCCGAGAAGGAACTCGCAGATGTTCACCCACGACGACGCACTGGACACCCAGGCGGCGGTTCGGCGAGCGAACCTGCGTCGGGCGCTCCAACTCGTCTTCCAGGCGTCCGGTTCGCAGACGCGCGCAGGGATCGCGCGGGCGACCGGCCTCACAGCGGCGACCGCGTCGTCCCTCGTCGCGGAACTCATCGAGCACCGGCTCATCGCGGAGGGCGAGCAGGCGGTGAGCACGGGGGGCAAACGCGCGACCACGCTCAGCATCGACGCGGAGCATCATCTGATCCTCGTGCTCGTCGTGCAGCCGACCAGTGCGTACCTGGCGCTCGTCGCCCTCGACGGCTCCGAGGTCGCCCGCCGCAGCGTCTCCTACACGACGCAGACCCGCGACCGGGTGCTGGACGAGACCGTCGCCGAGGTGGTGGCCGCCTACGGCGCGCGGCTGCTCGCGGTCGGCGTGCAGGTCCCGGGGACGACCGACGGGCGCACGGTGCTGGAGAGCGTGCAGCTGGAGTGGCACGAGGTGCCGCTGGCCGAGCGCTTCGAGACCATTGCGGGCGTCCCGGTCCTCCTCGTCAACGACGTCGACGCCGAGGCCATCGCGGAGGCCGGTCTGGACGCCGCACCCTCGGGTTACCGGCTGTTCATCCACAGCGGCGGAGGCATCGGCGCCGCGGTCACCCTCGACGGGGAGCTCGCGCCGGGGCCCCGCGACCGTGCGGGGGAGATCGGGCATGTGCAGGTGGTGTTCGGCGAGGCCGCGCGTCCGTGCCGCTGCGGACGCCGCGGCTGTCTGGAGTCGGCGGCCGCGATGGGACCGATGCTGGGGGAGGAGTTCTCGGACGCGCTGGACGTGCCGGCCGTCCGCACCCTCGTCTCCCGTGCGGATCAGACGCTGATCGACGACGGCGCGCGGGCCCTGGCCCGTGCCATCAAGCTCATCGGGGCGCTGCTCGATCCGATCGAGGTCGTCATCGGCGGTCCCGCGACGGAGCTCGGTCCCCGGTTCCTGGAGCGTGTCCGCGCCGAGAGCGGCTATCCCGCCCGCGGCACCGCCGACGTGCCGATCCGGTATGCCGATCCCCGCGTCGCTCCTTCCGCCGGGGCCGCGCAGGCCGCCCTCACCGCGGTCCTCGGCGTGCGATGGAGCCCCGAGCAGCTCCGCGCCGGCGGCCCCCGCCCCTGACCTCTGCCGACGGATGTTCCGGCTGCACGACCCGGGTACGTTCGCATGACCGGATCCGTCCGGAACCCCTGCACGCGCGCCGCGGTCGTGCAGGTGTGCCGGACGGGAACCCGGGGGGTGGACCGGAAGCCGGGTGGGTTACTTCACGCTGCCGGCGGTGAGGCCGCCGACGAGACGCTTCTCGATGAGCATGAACAGGATGATGACGGGCAGGATCGCGACGATCGAGACGCCGAACACGTACTGCCAGCTCGTCTCGTACTGACCGACGAACTTCGTGAGCGCGACCGACAGCGGCTGGTTCTGGTCCGTCGACAGGATCACCAGCGAGGCGGCGAACTCGTTCCAGCAGGCCACGAACGTGAACACGATCGCGGTGACGATGCCCGGCCAGACGAGCGGGAGGTTGATCCGGAACAGGACCGTGAGGCGCCCGGCGCCGTCGATCTGCGCGGCCTCGTCGACCTCCTTCGGGATGCCGGCGAAGAACGAGTGCATGATCCACACCGCGAACGAGAGGTTGAAGGCCGCGTTGATGAAGATCATCGCGGTCCAGGTGTCGCCGAGGCCGAGGACGGTGAACTGCCGGAACAGGCCCGAGGTGAGCACGGCCGGCTGCA
This genomic stretch from Microbacterium sp. Nx66 harbors:
- a CDS encoding GNAT family N-acetyltransferase, with translation MALSLTPVPALSTERLDLVPLGPEHLDGTWAALQEPEVLRLTGTHARFTREGVETWLRSLADREDRADWAILRRDDGAHIGEVVLSDLDEENLSAGFRIALAGPRWFGAGYGTEATRAVLRHAFDAVGLHRVELEVYAFNPRAQRAYEKAGFVVEGRRREALRWDGEWVDAIVMGMLADG
- a CDS encoding long-chain-fatty-acid--CoA ligase; amino-acid sequence: MTDAPLSSRPWLRSYAEGVPADIEEPTQTLPEMLAAGIRQYARRPALEFFGAVTSYRDLGEQIDRAAEGLRHLGVTKGDRVALVLPNCPQHVVAFYAVLRLGAIVVEHNPLYTARELRHQFEDHGARVAIVWDKVADTVAGFPDDLRVDHIVSVDLTAAMPLSKRLLLRLPVPKARASRAKLTGTPRARHLTPWKKLVSHRRLPRRTPAPSLGDTAVLQYTSGTTGIPKGAILTHANLRANAMQGRAWVPGLRDGEETFYAVLPLFHAYGLTLCLTFALSIGAKVVLFPTFDLGLVTDAARTSPPTFLPAVPPIYDQLARAAGRGTVDLASVRFAISGAMSLPVETVRRWEEATGGLLVEGYGMTEASPVALGNPMGPTRRPGTVGVPFPSTEIRVVDPDDPDADVPTGEPGELLLRGPQVFQGYWGRPGETAEALLPDGWLRTGDIAEVSPDGFVTIVDRRKELIITGGFNVAPSEVENALEAHPDVVAAAVVGLPRSSGGEEVAAAVVLREGAAEDMEGLRDFCRTRLTAYKVPRHITAVDDLPRSLIGKVLRREVRDRLLAARGA
- a CDS encoding short chain dehydrogenase, whose protein sequence is MKALVIGATGSIGGVVAATLDVRGHEVVRASRSGEQSVDVTDPASIRSLFERVGPVDAVVVAVGSVPFKPLTDLDRDDYLSAFTGKTLAQLDVVRIALDHVTDGGSITLTSGVLAREPIASGAAAAMANGALESFVITAAAEAPRGIRINAVSPDVLANSPGYFSTFPGHRPVTDDEVGQAYVRAVEGIVTGRVLTV
- a CDS encoding AI-2E family transporter; translated protein: MSNDQSPASAPQDDQGSRAPESAPVDAALVGAAVEAPGNTPMAPSPPRPVVIEPTTPSRSFWTRIDRPFVFGFLVTLGGLGALVIGSALYNLSTVLIYIALALFAALGLDPAVRFLERRGLSRALSVVVTILALIVVVGLVLWMIVPIVVEQIAGFVKSVPGMIRDFTKSDIYATLNDQFGDQFQDLVSEVEKFLSDFGNLATIGGGALQVGASIASGISGAIVVLVLTLYFVATLPAMRQGLLRLVPARDRGRADDISQQITDSVGGYVMGMVVLAFCNATLALILYTVLGLPFPPLMAAIAFCVTLIPLVGSVLFWMIGTILALFTNPIAALIFAAIYLVYMQIEAYVLTPRVMNKAVAVPGSLVVIGALAGGTLLGLLGALVAVPVTASILIIVKQVVVPKQDSRT
- a CDS encoding ABC transporter permease → MNVFTEAFAWLFSPDRWVGTYSLPVLFGQHVFYTVVSVLIAAVIAVPLGWLIGHTGKGREIAVAVSGAARAIPSFGLMVLLVLLLGVLRTPLAAIITFVVLAIPSLLAGAYTGLEAVDRRTIDAARAMGMTGWQVFWKVEVPLGMPLLVGGLRSALLQVIATVTIAAYVNLGGLGWPIIQGIPLRRFDQVLGGAILVAVLALLVDLLLALAQHAAVPRGVRTRPQRRRARATAPAAAPA
- a CDS encoding ABC transporter substrate-binding protein; its protein translation is MFTARKSRLALAGGIALAAALALSGCANSNPLDAPTDDSGDGGGSDTIVIGSQAYYSNEIIAEIYAQALEAADFDVDRQFSIGQRDAYMPDVESGAIDLFPEYTGNLLEYLDKDATATSPDDVYAALKDALPDGLTALDYAEASDQDTYTVLKSFAKENDLTSIADLADVTTPVTIGAAPEFEQRPYGPAAAKEVYGVDLAFSATGPTTLESLLAGEIQVADIYSADPAFQTEDIVALEDPENIILASNVVPIASSDVADEIADVINGISAKLTAEELVALNVQSTVDQKSAEDIAKQWLTDNDLI
- a CDS encoding ROK family transcriptional regulator, producing MRYPQILERAADRTRDAQTSSNGHARGIRERNRALVLRTLMEQSALSRAELSRLTGLARPTVSDVVRDLLADGVIRESGPSQESRPGKPAVMLEFDQRAVQVIALDLSVPGEVIGALASPDGRLSHRLHRPRTPDAAEAVAGLVAELRSLADGPALGIGIGVPTGSSALLGLGPRLAEILDAPVHLFDDADLVADAEQRFGSVGTDFLLVRLGTRIGTAIRVVGDDGAPVERSIGARELAHVGAGGDPGEACLCGCEGCVHAWAAAPAIARRLDASGADRPQVLAAAGARLGTSLSVIAAAVDLPTIVLSGPDEIVGAALVDATATAVRAASHPSLGPTVVPSAVDDAVLLGAATRVVAAEFSPR
- a CDS encoding ABC transporter permease: MNWVGDNLGLILELTAVHLQQSAIAIVLGFVLALPLGWVAWRYQLVKGPVIVLTGLLYTIPSLALLILLPSVAGYPARSPANLVIGLTIYAIAILVRAVSDGLDSVDPAIRQSAVAMGYGGFRRFWTVDFPLAGPVILAGLRVAAVSTISLATVGILVGVTNLGYLFTNGLQRRILAEVFTGIVAVVVIALVIDLLLVLLGRALMPWTRAAATPAAARRTITLRTAA
- a CDS encoding DUF427 domain-containing protein; amino-acid sequence: MKAVLAGNVIAEADQDDLIRIEGNWYFPPASVAPDALVESPTPYTCPWKGECQYYSVQVGGELHKDLAWSYPHPYPSAFDRVGKDFSGYVAFAPGVEVSA
- a CDS encoding ABC transporter ATP-binding protein — translated: MIEFRNVTKRFPDGTLAVDDFSLVLPSRKTTVFVGSSGCGKTTLLRMINRMVEPTSGEVEIDGESVLSGDPVVLRRRIGYVMQNSGLMPHFTVIDNVATVLRLNGVKRTQAHERARELLTTVGLDQALAERYPSQLSGGQQQRVGVARGLAADPNILLMDEPFGAVDPIVRADLQQETLRLQHELDKTVVFVTHDIDEAFLLGDQVVILDKGARIVQVGSPSEIIENPADDFVSSFIGADRGRRALHLKQTPRGTVVVDSEGRTQGAIVDAPEGVVDGADAMKAAP
- a CDS encoding ROK family protein: MFTHDDALDTQAAVRRANLRRALQLVFQASGSQTRAGIARATGLTAATASSLVAELIEHRLIAEGEQAVSTGGKRATTLSIDAEHHLILVLVVQPTSAYLALVALDGSEVARRSVSYTTQTRDRVLDETVAEVVAAYGARLLAVGVQVPGTTDGRTVLESVQLEWHEVPLAERFETIAGVPVLLVNDVDAEAIAEAGLDAAPSGYRLFIHSGGGIGAAVTLDGELAPGPRDRAGEIGHVQVVFGEAARPCRCGRRGCLESAAAMGPMLGEEFSDALDVPAVRTLVSRADQTLIDDGARALARAIKLIGALLDPIEVVIGGPATELGPRFLERVRAESGYPARGTADVPIRYADPRVAPSAGAAQAALTAVLGVRWSPEQLRAGGPRP
- a CDS encoding chorismate mutase, coding for MTAAEDPKAELLRLRASIDNIDAALIFLLAERFRATQQVGHLKAEHAMPPSDPNREEQQVARLRALAEDAHLDPEFAEKWFNFVVAEVIRHHTEAAEGR